A region from the Aegilops tauschii subsp. strangulata cultivar AL8/78 chromosome 5, Aet v6.0, whole genome shotgun sequence genome encodes:
- the LOC109772926 gene encoding uncharacterized protein, which translates to MDDADMREVLLYRDGLVTAAASVPVATSGAFLPEGIAVGDAVWLFYAARARGLTPPSARSSPSLSSPTSSSRASPTRFAGRSRTWSAPEGSSLAPSPSTASPQTATSPGSRGTRASTPSTPRSRRPSAASSPRSPRSRMT; encoded by the exons ATGGACGACGCGGACATGCGGGAGGTGCTGCTGTACCGGGACGGGCTGGTCACGGCCGCCGCGTCCGTACCGGTGGCCACGTCGGGGGCTTTCCTGCCCGAGGGGATCGCGGTCGGCGACGCCGTCTGGCTCTTCTACGCCGCCAGGGCCCGGGGGCTCACTCCCCCCTCCGCGCGCAGTTCACCGTCCTTGTCAAG tccaacatcttcatcgagggcGTCTCCCACAAGATTCGCCGGTAGATCGAGGACCTGGAGCGCGCCGGAAGGGTCGAGCCTGGCACCCTCACCGTCGACGGCGTCCCCGCAGACAGCTACCTCACCAG GTTCGCGTGGGACGAGGGCAAGTACCCCGTCAACGCCCCGTTCAAGGAGACCGTCAGCAGCATCCAGTCCCAGgtcgccaagatcgaggatgacATGA